One part of the Leclercia sp. LSNIH1 genome encodes these proteins:
- the rbfA gene encoding 30S ribosome-binding factor RbfA, whose translation MAKEFGRPQRVAQEMQKEIAIILQREIKDPRLGMMTTVSGVEMSRDLAYAKVFVTFLNDQDEDAVKNGIKALQEASGFIRSLLGKAMRLRIVPELTFFYDNSLVEGMRMSNLVTSVVKQDDERRVNPDDKKED comes from the coding sequence ATGGCGAAAGAATTTGGTCGCCCGCAGCGCGTGGCTCAGGAGATGCAAAAAGAGATCGCAATCATCCTTCAGCGCGAAATCAAAGACCCGCGCCTGGGGATGATGACCACCGTGTCTGGCGTGGAGATGTCCCGCGACCTGGCGTATGCCAAAGTGTTCGTAACCTTCCTGAATGACCAGGATGAAGACGCGGTTAAGAACGGTATTAAAGCGCTGCAGGAAGCCTCTGGTTTCATCCGCTCTCTGCTTGGCAAAGCGATGCGCCTGCGTATCGTGCCAGAGCTGACCTTCTTCTACGACAACTCGCTGGTCGAAGGGATGCGCATGTCCAACCTGGTCACCAGCGTGGTGAAGCAGGATGATGAGCGTCGTGTGAACCCGGACGATAAAAAGGAGGACTGA
- the secG gene encoding preprotein translocase subunit SecG — MYEALLVVFLIVAIALVALIMLQQGKGADMGASFGAGASGTLFGSSGSGNFMTRATAILATLFFIISLALGNINSNKINKGSEWDNLSAPAKSEQTQPAAPGKPTSDIPQ; from the coding sequence ATGTACGAAGCTCTTTTGGTTGTTTTCCTTATTGTAGCCATCGCTCTGGTAGCGCTGATCATGCTGCAGCAAGGTAAAGGCGCTGATATGGGGGCCTCTTTTGGAGCAGGCGCTTCTGGTACGCTGTTCGGTTCAAGTGGTTCTGGTAACTTCATGACCCGCGCAACGGCGATTCTGGCAACGCTGTTTTTCATCATCAGTCTGGCGCTTGGCAATATCAATAGCAACAAGATCAACAAAGGAAGCGAGTGGGATAACCTGAGCGCGCCAGCGAAATCTGAGCAGACTCAGCCAGCTGCACCGGGTAAGCCGACCAGCGATATCCCGCAGTAA
- the nusA gene encoding transcription termination factor NusA has translation MNKEILAVVEAVSNEKALPREKIFEALESALATATKKKYEQEIDVRVEIDRKSGDFDTFRRWLIVEEVTQPTKEITLEAARFEDESLNIDDYVEDQIESVTFDRITTQTAKQVIVQKVREAERAMVVDQFREHEGEIITGVVKKVNRDNISLDLGNNAEAVILREDMLPRENFRPGDRIRGVLYSVRPEARGAQLFVTRSKPEMLIELFRIEVPEIGEEVIEIKAAARDPGSRAKIAVKTNDKRIDPVGACVGMRGARVQAVSTELGGERIDIVLWDDNPAQFVINAMAPADVASIVVDEDKHTMDIAVEAGNLAQAIGRNGQNVRLASQLSGWELNVMTVDDLQAKHQAEAHAAIDTFTKHLDIDEEFATVLVEEGFSTLEELAYVPMKELLEIDGLDEATVEALRERAKNALTTLALAQEESLGDNKPADDLLNLEGLDRAIAFKLAARGVCTLEDLAEQGVDDLADIEGLTDEKAGELIMAARNICWFGDEA, from the coding sequence ATGAACAAAGAAATTTTGGCTGTTGTTGAAGCCGTTTCCAACGAGAAAGCCCTGCCGCGTGAGAAAATTTTCGAAGCGCTGGAAAGTGCACTGGCTACGGCAACCAAGAAAAAATATGAACAAGAGATCGATGTCCGCGTTGAAATCGATCGCAAAAGCGGTGACTTCGATACTTTCCGTCGTTGGCTTATCGTTGAAGAAGTGACCCAACCCACGAAGGAAATCACCCTCGAAGCGGCGCGTTTCGAAGATGAAAGCCTGAACATTGATGATTACGTTGAAGATCAGATCGAATCTGTGACCTTCGACCGTATCACCACGCAGACCGCGAAACAGGTTATCGTACAGAAAGTACGTGAAGCTGAGCGTGCGATGGTTGTTGACCAGTTCCGCGAGCACGAAGGTGAGATCATCACCGGCGTGGTGAAAAAAGTTAACCGCGACAACATCTCCCTGGATCTGGGTAACAACGCGGAAGCGGTTATCCTGCGTGAAGATATGCTGCCACGCGAAAACTTCCGTCCGGGCGACCGTATTCGCGGCGTACTCTATTCCGTGCGTCCAGAAGCCCGCGGTGCTCAGCTGTTCGTGACCCGTTCTAAGCCTGAGATGCTGATCGAACTGTTCCGCATCGAAGTGCCGGAAATCGGCGAAGAAGTTATCGAGATTAAAGCAGCTGCCCGCGATCCGGGTTCCCGTGCGAAAATCGCGGTGAAAACCAACGACAAACGTATCGATCCGGTCGGTGCTTGCGTCGGTATGCGTGGCGCGCGCGTTCAGGCCGTTTCGACTGAACTCGGCGGCGAGCGTATTGATATCGTTCTGTGGGACGACAACCCGGCGCAGTTCGTGATTAACGCGATGGCTCCGGCGGATGTTGCCTCTATCGTCGTCGACGAAGATAAGCACACCATGGATATCGCCGTTGAAGCCGGTAACCTGGCACAGGCGATTGGCCGTAACGGTCAGAACGTCCGTCTGGCGTCGCAGCTGAGCGGCTGGGAACTCAACGTGATGACCGTTGACGACCTGCAGGCGAAGCACCAGGCTGAAGCCCATGCAGCGATTGATACCTTCACTAAGCATCTGGACATTGACGAAGAGTTCGCCACCGTTCTGGTTGAAGAAGGCTTCTCTACGCTGGAAGAACTGGCCTATGTGCCAATGAAAGAACTGCTGGAAATTGACGGTCTGGATGAAGCCACCGTTGAAGCCCTGCGTGAACGCGCTAAAAACGCACTGACCACCCTGGCACTGGCTCAGGAAGAAAGCCTTGGTGATAACAAGCCGGCTGATGACCTGCTGAATCTGGAAGGTCTTGATCGTGCGATCGCGTTCAAGCTGGCTGCCCGTGGTGTTTGTACGCTGGAAGATCTCGCTGAGCAAGGCGTTGATGACCTGGCCGATATCGAAGGTTTAACCGACGAGAAAGCCGGCGAACTCATCATGGCCGCACGTAATATCTGCTGGTTCGGCGATGAAGCGTAA
- the argG gene encoding argininosuccinate synthase: MTTILKHLPQGQRIGIAFSGGLDTSAALLWMRQKGAVPYAYTANLGQPDEDDYEAIPRRAMEYGAENARLIDCRKQLVAEGIAAIQCGAFHNTTGGLTYFNTTPLGRAVTGTMLVAAMKEDGVNIWGDGSTYKGNDIERFYRYGLLTNAELQIYKPWLDTDFIDELGGRHEMSEFMIACGFDYKMSVEKAYSTDSNMLGATHEAKDLEYLNSSVKIVNPIMGVKFWDENVNIQAEEVTVRFERGHPVALNGQTFSDDVELMLEANRIGGRHGLGMSDQIENRIIEAKSRGIYEAPGMALLHIAYERLLTGIHNEDTIEQYHSHGRQLGKLLYQGRWFDPQALMLRDALQRWVASAITGEVTLELRRGNDYSILNTVSDNLTYQPERLTMEKGDSVFSPDDRIGQLTMRNLDITDTRAKLFTYTENGLLSVSTGNGLPQVENQENSDKQ; encoded by the coding sequence ATGACGACGATTCTCAAGCATCTTCCGCAAGGACAACGTATTGGCATCGCTTTTTCCGGCGGTCTGGACACCAGCGCTGCACTGCTGTGGATGCGCCAGAAGGGAGCGGTTCCGTATGCATATACTGCGAACCTGGGTCAGCCGGATGAGGACGATTACGAAGCCATCCCGCGTCGCGCCATGGAGTACGGTGCAGAGAACGCACGCCTGATTGACTGCCGTAAGCAGCTGGTTGCCGAAGGTATCGCTGCTATTCAGTGCGGCGCTTTCCACAACACTACCGGCGGGCTGACCTATTTCAACACCACGCCGCTGGGCCGTGCTGTTACCGGTACGATGCTGGTTGCTGCCATGAAAGAAGATGGCGTCAACATCTGGGGCGACGGCAGTACCTATAAAGGCAACGATATCGAGCGCTTCTATCGTTACGGCCTGCTGACAAACGCCGAGCTGCAGATCTACAAGCCGTGGCTCGATACCGATTTCATCGATGAGCTGGGCGGCCGTCATGAAATGTCTGAATTTATGATCGCCTGCGGTTTCGATTACAAAATGTCGGTCGAGAAAGCCTATTCAACCGACTCCAACATGCTGGGTGCTACCCACGAAGCAAAAGACCTGGAATACCTGAACTCCAGCGTGAAGATCGTCAACCCGATCATGGGCGTGAAGTTCTGGGACGAAAACGTCAATATCCAGGCAGAAGAAGTGACCGTGCGTTTTGAACGCGGCCACCCGGTTGCCCTGAACGGTCAGACCTTCTCTGACGACGTGGAACTGATGCTGGAAGCTAACCGCATTGGTGGCCGTCACGGTCTGGGTATGAGCGATCAGATTGAAAACCGTATCATCGAAGCGAAGAGCCGTGGCATCTATGAAGCCCCGGGGATGGCGCTGCTGCACATCGCTTACGAGCGTCTGCTGACCGGCATTCATAACGAAGATACCATCGAGCAGTATCACTCCCACGGTCGCCAGTTAGGTAAACTGCTGTACCAGGGCCGCTGGTTCGATCCGCAGGCGCTGATGCTGCGTGATGCCCTGCAGCGTTGGGTGGCGAGCGCCATCACCGGTGAAGTGACCCTAGAACTGCGTCGCGGCAATGACTACTCGATTCTGAATACGGTCTCTGACAACCTGACCTACCAGCCAGAGCGTCTGACCATGGAAAAAGGTGATTCTGTCTTCTCGCCGGACGACCGTATTGGTCAGCTGACGATGCGTAATCTGGATATCACCGATACCCGCGCCAAGCTGTTCACCTATACCGAGAACGGTCTGCTCTCCGTCTCCACCGGTAACGGCCTGCCGCAGGTTGAGAATCAGGAAAACAGCGATAAGCAGTAA
- the infB gene encoding translation initiation factor IF-2: MTDVTVKTLAAEIQTSVDRLVQQFADAGIPKSADDSVTAQEKQTLLTHLNREHGSTPDKLTLQRKTRSTLNIPGTGGKSKSVQIEVRKTRTFVKRDPQEAERLAAEEQAQREAEEQAQREAEENAKREAVLKAEREAAEKAKRDAAEKAKRDAAEKDKVSNQQTDDMTKTAQAEKARRENEAAELKRKAEEEARRKLEEEARRVAEEARRMAEENEKNGVNTAEPSEDTSDYHVTTSQHARQAEDDNDREVEGGRGRTRSAKAARPAKKGNKHAESKADREEARAAVRGGKGGKRKGSALQQGFQKPAQAVNRDVVIGETITVGDLANKMAVKGSQVIKAMMKLGAMATINQVIDQETAQLVAEEMGHKVILRRENELEEAVMSDRDTGAAAEPRAPVVTIMGHVDHGKTSLLDYIRSTKVASGEAGGITQHIGAYHVETDNGMITFLDTPGHAAFTSMRARGAQATDIVVLVVAADDGVMPQTIEAIQHAKAAQVPLVVAVNKIDKPEADMDRVKNELSQYGVMPEEWGGESQFIPVSAKVGTGIDDLLNAILLQAEVLELKAVRNGMASGAVIESFLDKGRGPVATVLVREGTLNKGDIVLCGFEYGRVRAMRDELGREVLEAGPSIPVEILGLSGVPAAGDEVTVVRDEKKAREVALYRQGKFREVKLARQQKSKLENMFANMTEGEVHEVNVVLKADVQGSVEAISDSLLKLSTDEVKVKIIGSGVGGITETDATLAAASNAILVGFNVRADASARRVIEAESLDLRYYSVIYNLIDEVKAAMSGMLSPELKQQIIGLAEVRDVFKSPKFGAIAGCMVTEGNIKRHNPIRVLRDNVVIYEGELESLRRFKDDVNEVRNGMECGIGVKNYNDVRVGDMIEVFEIIEIQRTIA; this comes from the coding sequence ATGACTGATGTAACTGTAAAAACGCTGGCTGCTGAGATTCAGACCTCCGTGGATCGCCTGGTACAGCAATTTGCTGATGCAGGGATCCCGAAGTCCGCTGATGACTCGGTGACCGCGCAAGAAAAACAAACCTTGTTAACGCATCTGAACCGTGAACATGGTTCAACGCCTGACAAGTTAACGCTGCAGCGCAAAACGCGTAGCACGTTAAACATTCCAGGTACCGGTGGAAAAAGCAAATCGGTACAAATCGAAGTCCGCAAGACGCGCACCTTTGTAAAACGTGATCCGCAAGAGGCAGAGCGCCTCGCTGCGGAAGAGCAGGCACAGCGTGAAGCGGAAGAGCAAGCCCAGCGTGAGGCGGAAGAAAACGCCAAACGTGAGGCAGTATTAAAAGCTGAACGTGAGGCCGCAGAAAAAGCGAAACGTGACGCCGCTGAAAAAGCGAAGCGCGACGCTGCGGAAAAAGACAAAGTGAGCAATCAACAGACTGACGATATGACCAAAACCGCCCAGGCAGAAAAAGCCCGCCGTGAAAATGAAGCAGCTGAGCTGAAGCGTAAAGCGGAAGAAGAAGCCCGCCGCAAGCTCGAAGAAGAAGCCCGTCGCGTTGCTGAAGAAGCGCGCCGTATGGCAGAAGAGAACGAGAAAAACGGGGTGAATACCGCTGAACCGTCCGAAGACACCAGCGACTATCACGTCACTACCTCCCAGCACGCGCGTCAGGCTGAAGATGACAACGACCGTGAAGTTGAAGGTGGTCGTGGCCGCACGCGTAGTGCAAAAGCCGCGCGTCCAGCCAAAAAAGGCAACAAGCACGCCGAATCAAAAGCTGACCGTGAAGAAGCACGTGCTGCCGTTCGCGGTGGTAAAGGCGGCAAGCGTAAAGGTTCCGCTCTGCAGCAGGGCTTCCAGAAGCCAGCGCAGGCCGTTAACCGTGACGTTGTGATCGGCGAAACCATCACCGTTGGCGATCTGGCTAACAAGATGGCGGTTAAAGGCTCTCAGGTCATCAAAGCGATGATGAAGCTGGGCGCAATGGCGACCATCAACCAGGTTATCGACCAGGAAACTGCACAGCTGGTTGCCGAAGAGATGGGCCACAAAGTTATCCTGCGTCGTGAAAACGAGCTGGAAGAAGCGGTAATGAGCGACCGTGACACTGGCGCAGCAGCTGAGCCGCGTGCACCGGTTGTGACCATCATGGGTCACGTTGACCACGGTAAAACCTCTCTGCTGGACTACATTCGTTCTACGAAGGTTGCCTCCGGCGAAGCAGGCGGCATTACCCAGCACATCGGTGCATACCATGTAGAAACCGATAACGGGATGATCACCTTCCTGGATACCCCGGGGCACGCCGCGTTTACCTCCATGCGTGCACGTGGTGCTCAGGCAACGGATATCGTTGTTCTGGTTGTCGCAGCAGACGATGGCGTCATGCCACAGACCATCGAAGCTATCCAGCACGCGAAAGCGGCGCAGGTGCCTCTGGTTGTTGCAGTGAACAAAATCGATAAGCCAGAAGCGGACATGGATCGCGTTAAAAACGAACTGTCCCAGTACGGTGTTATGCCGGAAGAGTGGGGCGGTGAGTCCCAGTTCATCCCGGTTTCTGCAAAAGTGGGTACCGGTATCGATGACCTGCTGAACGCTATCCTGCTGCAGGCTGAAGTTCTGGAGCTGAAAGCGGTTCGCAATGGTATGGCGAGCGGTGCGGTAATCGAATCCTTCCTGGATAAAGGCCGTGGCCCGGTTGCGACCGTTCTGGTACGTGAAGGTACCCTGAACAAAGGCGACATCGTGCTGTGTGGCTTCGAATATGGCCGTGTTCGTGCAATGCGTGACGAACTGGGTCGCGAAGTGCTGGAAGCGGGTCCATCCATTCCTGTGGAAATCCTGGGTCTCTCCGGTGTTCCGGCTGCCGGTGATGAAGTGACCGTTGTTCGTGACGAGAAGAAAGCGCGTGAAGTTGCGCTGTACCGTCAGGGCAAATTCCGTGAAGTTAAACTGGCTCGTCAGCAGAAATCTAAACTCGAGAACATGTTCGCCAACATGACCGAAGGCGAAGTTCACGAAGTGAACGTGGTTCTGAAGGCCGACGTTCAGGGTTCTGTGGAAGCGATCTCCGACTCTTTACTGAAACTCTCTACCGACGAAGTGAAAGTGAAGATCATCGGTTCCGGCGTAGGTGGTATCACCGAAACCGACGCAACCCTGGCTGCAGCTTCCAACGCGATTCTGGTTGGCTTCAACGTGCGTGCCGATGCCTCTGCGCGTCGCGTGATCGAAGCGGAAAGCCTGGATCTGCGTTACTACTCCGTCATCTATAACCTGATCGACGAAGTGAAAGCGGCGATGAGCGGTATGCTGTCTCCGGAACTGAAACAGCAGATCATCGGTCTGGCTGAAGTGCGTGACGTGTTCAAATCACCTAAATTCGGTGCGATCGCGGGCTGTATGGTTACCGAGGGTAACATCAAACGTCACAACCCAATCCGCGTACTGCGTGACAACGTGGTTATCTACGAAGGCGAGCTGGAATCCCTGCGCCGCTTCAAAGATGACGTTAACGAAGTCCGTAACGGCATGGAATGTGGTATCGGCGTTAAGAACTACAACGACGTTCGCGTTGGCGATATGATCGAAGTGTTCGAGATCATCGAGATCCAACGCACTATCGCGTAA
- the folP gene encoding dihydropteroate synthase encodes MKLFAQDSYLDLSHPHVMGILNVTPDSFSDGGTHNSLIDAVRHANLMINAGATIIDVGGESTRPGAADVSVDEELSRVIPVVEAIAQRFEVWISVDTSKPEVIRESARVGAHIINDVRSLTEPGALEAAAETGLPVCLMHMQGQPKTMQDAPKYSDVFADVNRYFEEHIARCERAGIAKAKLLLDPGFGFGKNLSHNYELLARLSEFHHFGLPLLVGMSRKSMIGQLLNVGPSERLSGSLACAVIAAMQGAHIIRVHDVKETAEAMRVVEATLAAKENSRYE; translated from the coding sequence ATGAAACTCTTCGCCCAGGATTCTTATCTCGATCTTTCTCATCCCCATGTGATGGGGATCCTGAATGTCACGCCAGACTCTTTTTCCGATGGCGGCACGCATAACTCGCTTATTGATGCGGTCAGGCATGCGAATCTGATGATCAACGCTGGCGCGACGATCATCGACGTAGGTGGAGAGTCAACGCGACCTGGGGCTGCGGATGTCAGTGTTGATGAAGAGTTATCGCGCGTTATCCCGGTCGTTGAGGCGATAGCCCAGCGTTTCGAAGTCTGGATCTCTGTCGATACCTCCAAACCTGAGGTGATTCGCGAATCGGCAAGAGTGGGCGCTCACATTATCAATGACGTTCGCTCCCTCACCGAGCCCGGTGCGCTTGAGGCGGCTGCTGAGACCGGTTTACCGGTATGCCTGATGCATATGCAGGGCCAGCCGAAAACCATGCAGGATGCGCCGAAATACAGCGACGTGTTTGCGGACGTGAACCGCTACTTTGAAGAGCATATTGCGCGCTGTGAACGTGCCGGTATCGCAAAAGCGAAATTGCTGCTCGACCCGGGCTTCGGTTTCGGTAAAAATCTCTCTCACAACTACGAACTTCTTGCGCGCTTATCGGAGTTTCACCATTTTGGCCTGCCGCTGCTGGTCGGAATGTCGAGAAAATCCATGATAGGCCAACTGCTTAACGTTGGGCCATCAGAACGTCTAAGTGGCAGCCTGGCCTGTGCGGTGATTGCAGCGATGCAGGGAGCACATATAATTCGCGTCCATGACGTAAAAGAAACAGCAGAAGCCATGCGAGTGGTGGAAGCCACACTGGCAGCTAAGGAAAACTCCCGCTATGAGTAA
- the rimP gene encoding ribosome maturation factor RimP, producing MSTLEQKLTEMITAPVEALGYELVGIEFVRGRTSTLRIYIDSEDGINVDDCADVSHQVSAVLDVEDPITVAYNLEVSSPGLDRPMFTAEHYTRFTGEEVALVLRMAVQNRRKWQGVIKAVDGEMITVTVEGKDEVFALSNIQKANLVPHF from the coding sequence TTGTCCACATTAGAGCAAAAATTAACAGAGATGATTACAGCACCGGTCGAAGCACTGGGCTACGAACTGGTCGGCATCGAATTCGTTCGGGGTCGTACATCCACGCTGCGCATCTATATTGATAGTGAAGATGGCATCAATGTTGATGATTGTGCTGATGTCAGCCACCAGGTGAGTGCGGTTCTTGACGTTGAAGATCCCATTACTGTTGCCTACAACCTGGAAGTTTCCTCGCCTGGTCTCGACAGACCAATGTTCACGGCTGAACACTACACGCGCTTTACTGGTGAAGAAGTGGCTCTCGTTCTGCGCATGGCCGTACAGAACCGCCGTAAATGGCAAGGCGTTATTAAAGCCGTTGATGGTGAGATGATCACGGTTACAGTCGAAGGCAAAGATGAAGTGTTCGCGCTGAGTAATATCCAGAAGGCGAACCTGGTTCCCCACTTTTAA
- the glmM gene encoding phosphoglucosamine mutase gives MSNRKFFGTDGIRGRVGDAPITPEFVLKLGWAAGKVLASHGSRKIIIGKDTRISGYMLESALEAGLSAAGLSASFTGPMPTPAVAYLTRAFRAEAGIVISASHNPFYDNGIKFFSIDGTKLPDDVEEAIEAEMEKELTCVDSAELGKASRIVDAAGRYIEFCKGTFPNELSLGHLKIVVDCANGATYHIAPNVFRELGAQVVAIGCEPNGLNINAEVGATDVRALQARVLAEKADLGIAYDGDGDRVIMVDHEGNKVDGDQILYIIAREGLRQGQLRGGAVGTLMSNMGLELALKQLGIPFARAKVGDRYVLEKLQEKGWRIGAENSGHVILLDKTTTGDGIVASLQVVAAMVRNHMSLHDLCSGMKMFPQILVNVRFTAGKGDPLENENVKAVMAEVEAALGSRGRVLLRKSGTEPLIRVMVEGEDEAQVTEFAHRIADAVKAA, from the coding sequence ATGAGTAATCGTAAATTTTTTGGTACCGACGGCATTCGTGGACGCGTGGGCGATGCGCCAATCACTCCTGAGTTTGTACTGAAGTTAGGCTGGGCGGCTGGCAAGGTGCTGGCAAGCCACGGGTCGCGCAAAATCATTATCGGTAAAGATACGCGTATTTCCGGTTACATGCTCGAATCCGCACTGGAAGCGGGTCTGTCTGCCGCTGGGCTCTCCGCCTCTTTCACGGGCCCTATGCCGACCCCCGCAGTGGCCTATCTGACCCGCGCGTTCCGTGCCGAAGCGGGCATCGTGATCTCTGCCTCGCATAACCCGTTCTACGATAACGGCATCAAATTCTTCTCCATTGACGGCACCAAACTGCCGGATGACGTTGAAGAAGCGATTGAAGCGGAAATGGAAAAAGAGCTGACCTGCGTTGACTCCGCTGAGCTGGGTAAAGCCAGCCGTATCGTCGATGCTGCGGGTCGCTACATTGAATTTTGCAAAGGCACCTTCCCGAACGAACTCAGCCTGGGTCATCTGAAAATCGTGGTGGACTGCGCTAACGGTGCAACCTACCACATCGCCCCTAACGTATTCCGCGAACTGGGCGCGCAGGTTGTTGCCATCGGTTGCGAGCCAAACGGTCTGAATATCAATGCCGAGGTAGGTGCAACGGATGTTCGCGCTCTGCAGGCGCGCGTACTGGCGGAGAAGGCCGATCTCGGGATTGCTTACGATGGCGATGGTGACCGCGTCATCATGGTTGACCATGAAGGCAATAAAGTCGATGGCGACCAGATCCTCTATATCATCGCCCGCGAAGGGCTGCGTCAGGGACAGCTGCGCGGTGGCGCCGTTGGAACGCTGATGAGCAACATGGGCCTGGAGCTGGCGCTCAAGCAGTTGGGTATCCCGTTTGCGCGCGCGAAGGTTGGCGACCGTTACGTACTGGAAAAACTGCAGGAGAAAGGCTGGCGCATCGGTGCGGAGAACTCCGGTCACGTGATCCTGCTCGATAAAACCACTACCGGTGACGGGATCGTGGCGAGCCTGCAGGTTGTGGCAGCGATGGTGCGTAACCATATGTCCCTGCACGATTTGTGCAGTGGGATGAAAATGTTCCCGCAGATCCTGGTCAATGTTCGCTTTACGGCAGGTAAGGGCGATCCACTGGAAAACGAGAACGTGAAAGCGGTGATGGCTGAAGTGGAAGCGGCGCTGGGCTCCCGTGGCCGCGTTCTGCTGCGTAAGTCGGGTACCGAACCGCTGATCCGTGTGATGGTGGAAGGGGAAGACGAAGCACAGGTCACCGAGTTTGCCCATCGCATCGCGGATGCGGTAAAAGCTGCATAA